Part of the Oscillibacter hominis genome is shown below.
ACAATATGTAGTAAAGAAGGTGACACGGAATGTCTCTTGAGGCCATTGAAAAAATTTCGGGCGCCGAACAGAGTTTGCAGGAGGAGAAGACTGCGGCTGCAGCTTCGGCGAAAAAGCTCCTTGCCGATGCCGAGCGCGATGGAAAGGCGCTTGTGGAAAGGACCAGAGCTGAGGCGGAAGAGCGCGGTAAGGCGCTGCTTGCCCAGGCGGAGGCGCGGGCTGAAAAGCGGACGGCTGAAATCATGGAGGAGGCCGGGCGCGGCGCAGAGGAGCTTTGCCAGGCAGCCTCCGGCAAAATGACCGAGGCTACGGAGTTTATTGTCAGAAGGGTTGTGAGTCGCTGATGGCCATTGTCAAAATGAAGCGGCTCCGTGTCATCGCACTGGCAAGCCAGCGACAGGAGCTGCTGGACCGGCTCCTTCGGCTTGGCTGTGTGGAGATCAGCGAGCCGGGGGAGAAATTGGCCGATCCCCAGTGGGCCCATCTGCTGAGCAAGAGCGGTTCCGCCCTGATGGACACCAGGAGCAGGATCGCCGGCGTCAATGCGGCCCTCTCTGCAATTCGGAAATATGGGAAAGTGTCAGACGGCCTTTTTGTCAAGCGGAGCGCCATTGGTGAGTCGGAGTTTTTTGACCTGCGGCCGGCACAGCTCAGCGATGAGGTCAACGGGCTGCTCCAGACCCTGGGCCATCTCCAGGGGGAGGAGGGACGGCTGATTGCAAGGCGCCAGTCTCTGACGCCCTGGGCGGAACTGGACCTGCCCCTGGAGCGGGAAGGGACCCAGTGGGCGCTTTTCCGTCTGGCCGTCTGTCCGGCGGGAGCCGATCCCGGGGAGATGCGCAATCAGCTCTCCGAGCTGGCTGCGGAGCTTTTTGAGGTCAGCGCCGACAAGCAGCAGCGGTATCTGCTGTTGGTCGTCCACCGCTCGGATGAGCAAAAGGCCATGGAGATTCTGCGGCCCCACGGCGTCAGCCTGACGTCCTTCAAGGGGTATACCGGCACTGCATCTGAGAACCTGGCCCAGATCGACCGGTCGCTGGAGGAAAACCGCAGAGGCCAATCGGAAACGGCGGAGGCCATTGCAGCCCATAAGGAGGACTATGCCAAGTTGCGCATCTACGCGGATCAGCTGAATGTGGCGGCGGCAAAGGAATCCTCGGCTGAGCGGCTGATGACCGATGGCACGATTGTCTTTTTTGAAGGCTGGGCGCCGGCGGACTCCATAAGCCAGCTCCAGTCCCTCTTTGAGGAGAAGGGATGCGCCTGGGAGGCGGAGGATCCGGCTCCGGAGGAGTATCCCCAGGTTCCTGTGAAGCTGAAAAACAACCTCCTGACCCGGCCGCTGAACATGGTGACGGAGATGTACTCCCTGCCCGCCTATGACGGCGTGGACCCCAACCCGCTGATGGCGCCGTTTTTCATTTTGTTTTATGGCATTATGATGGCGGACATGGGGTATGGCCTTCTGATGATGCTTGCCTCGGCGGTGGTGTTGAAGAAATACCGGCCCAAGGGTACCATGAGCCACTTCTTCGGGCTTCTGGGCCTGTGCGGAGTCAGCACCTTCCTCATGGGCGCGGTCACCGGAGGCTTCTTTGGCGACTTTTTGCCCCAGGCCGCGAAGATCATTAACCCAGGTACCACCTTTACCGCGCTGCCGTCCCTCTTTACGCCGCTGGACGACACGCTGATGATCCTGGTGGGGTCCATGTGTCTGGGCGCGGTCCAGATCATCACCGGCATGGCCATCAGCTTTGTGGAAAAGCTCCGGCGGGGCGAGGTGATGGACGCCATCTGGGAGGAAGTGACCTGGTGGGTGGTCTTTGCCGGGATCGCACTGGCTATCCTGGGCGTGACCAACCTCCTGCTGATCGCGGGCATCGTGATGGTGCTGGTGGGCTCCGGCTGGAACGCAAAGGGCTTTGGCAAGGTGACGGCCGTCTTCGGCTCCCTCTATAACCATGTGACCGGCTATTTTGGAGATATCCTTTCCTACTCCCGTCTGATGGCCCTGATGCTGGCGGGCAGCGTCATTGCCCAGGTGTTCAACACCTTGGGCGCCATCCCCGGCAACATCGTGGTATTTTTGATCATCTCCCTGGCGGGCAACGCCCTGAACTTTGCCCTGAACCTGTTGGGCTGCTATGTCCATGATCTGCGCCTGCAGTGTTTGGAGTATTTCGGGAAGTTCTACAAGGACGGCGGAAAGCCCTTCAGACCCCTGGAGATGAATACAAAATTTGTGGATATTGTAAAAGAATAAGGAGGAAATTATTATGACTGACATTGCACAGATGGTAGAACTCCAGCAGAGCCTTACGTTCCTGGGAAGCATCGGCGGTTTGGCCCTGGCCCTGCTGGGCGCCGGTTTGGCGGCGGTCCTGAGCGGCATCGGAAGCGCAAAGGGCACCGGCATGGCCGGCGAGGCCGGTACGGGCCTGCTGTGCCAGGACCCCTCCAAGTTTGGTAAAGTCATGATCCTGCAGGTGATCCCCGGCACCCAGGGCCTTTACGGCCTGGTGGTGTGGTTCTTTGCCATCTTCCGCATGGGCCTTCTCTCCGGCACGCTGCCCGCGCTGACCATTGCCCAGGGCATGCAGTACTTTGTGGCCTGCCTGCCTATGGCGCTGGGCGGCCTCTTCTCCGCCATCGCCCAGGGCCGTGTG
Proteins encoded:
- a CDS encoding V-type ATP synthase subunit K, with the translated sequence MTDIAQMVELQQSLTFLGSIGGLALALLGAGLAAVLSGIGSAKGTGMAGEAGTGLLCQDPSKFGKVMILQVIPGTQGLYGLVVWFFAIFRMGLLSGTLPALTIAQGMQYFVACLPMALGGLFSAIAQGRVAAGSINILAKKPDDWSKGMVLCITVEFYAILSLLASMLMIINISK
- a CDS encoding V-type ATP synthase subunit I, which encodes MAIVKMKRLRVIALASQRQELLDRLLRLGCVEISEPGEKLADPQWAHLLSKSGSALMDTRSRIAGVNAALSAIRKYGKVSDGLFVKRSAIGESEFFDLRPAQLSDEVNGLLQTLGHLQGEEGRLIARRQSLTPWAELDLPLEREGTQWALFRLAVCPAGADPGEMRNQLSELAAELFEVSADKQQRYLLLVVHRSDEQKAMEILRPHGVSLTSFKGYTGTASENLAQIDRSLEENRRGQSETAEAIAAHKEDYAKLRIYADQLNVAAAKESSAERLMTDGTIVFFEGWAPADSISQLQSLFEEKGCAWEAEDPAPEEYPQVPVKLKNNLLTRPLNMVTEMYSLPAYDGVDPNPLMAPFFILFYGIMMADMGYGLLMMLASAVVLKKYRPKGTMSHFFGLLGLCGVSTFLMGAVTGGFFGDFLPQAAKIINPGTTFTALPSLFTPLDDTLMILVGSMCLGAVQIITGMAISFVEKLRRGEVMDAIWEEVTWWVVFAGIALAILGVTNLLLIAGIVMVLVGSGWNAKGFGKVTAVFGSLYNHVTGYFGDILSYSRLMALMLAGSVIAQVFNTLGAIPGNIVVFLIISLAGNALNFALNLLGCYVHDLRLQCLEYFGKFYKDGGKPFRPLEMNTKFVDIVKE